Proteins found in one Verrucomicrobiia bacterium genomic segment:
- a CDS encoding MFS transporter has product MEKDGSSRPADTVPLQGQRPSFGEATEHCQRNFWLGVTNGVIFNASSAFLNANTILPLFVSRLTESRFLVGTASALHEVGWFVPQLFVAAATAHRERQKPFYIRAAFFRLAVFTALLASFFFSSYQKPEQVLFFFFLFYGLYSIGGGFAGVAFMEIVSKTVPPERRGSFWGLRMSVGGLLAAAFGRLVAEILDNNPFPRNYEILFLFAFFFIFAGLFSFVWVKEPVLPNLLPKVPYRQRLQEAFSLLKTDPHFFRLYCTRLLIGTYTVAAPFYVLFGRFELGFPVGFAGLFVSAEVLGLAVSNLWWSAFSNRGKDGLVLVGSAGLAVFAPVWALASGWFGFGPYLFALIFFALGATNSGLAVGYLNHLLKIAPESSRTLYIGLLHTLLFPILFFPGLGGVILQNLSYLALFSFAFAVALAGAFLAWRIFQLQRKVSAKT; this is encoded by the coding sequence ATGGAGAAAGACGGTTCTTCCAGACCGGCTGACACCGTTCCGCTTCAAGGACAGAGACCATCGTTCGGGGAGGCGACCGAACATTGCCAGCGGAATTTCTGGCTGGGGGTGACCAACGGCGTCATCTTCAACGCCTCCAGCGCCTTTTTAAACGCCAACACCATCCTGCCGCTTTTTGTTTCGCGACTTACCGAATCCCGTTTTCTGGTCGGAACCGCCTCGGCTTTGCACGAGGTGGGCTGGTTCGTGCCGCAGCTTTTCGTGGCGGCGGCGACCGCCCACCGGGAGCGCCAGAAACCGTTCTACATCCGCGCCGCCTTTTTCCGCTTGGCGGTTTTCACGGCTCTTTTGGCCTCCTTCTTTTTCTCTTCCTATCAAAAACCGGAGCAGGTCTTGTTTTTTTTCTTTCTTTTTTACGGCCTCTATTCCATCGGCGGCGGTTTTGCCGGAGTGGCCTTTATGGAAATCGTTTCGAAAACGGTGCCACCGGAACGGCGCGGTAGCTTCTGGGGACTGCGGATGTCGGTCGGCGGCCTTTTGGCCGCCGCCTTCGGGCGACTGGTGGCCGAAATTCTGGACAACAATCCCTTTCCCCGCAATTACGAAATTCTCTTTTTGTTCGCTTTTTTTTTCATTTTTGCGGGGCTTTTTTCATTTGTCTGGGTCAAAGAGCCGGTTTTGCCAAACCTTCTTCCAAAAGTGCCCTACCGGCAGCGGCTGCAAGAGGCGTTTTCGCTTTTAAAAACGGATCCTCATTTTTTCCGGCTGTACTGCACGCGGCTGCTCATCGGCACCTATACGGTCGCGGCGCCGTTTTACGTTCTGTTCGGCCGCTTTGAGCTTGGATTCCCGGTGGGCTTTGCCGGGCTTTTTGTTTCGGCGGAGGTTTTGGGACTGGCGGTTTCCAACCTGTGGTGGAGCGCCTTTTCCAACCGCGGAAAAGACGGGCTGGTTTTGGTCGGTTCGGCGGGGTTGGCGGTTTTTGCGCCGGTTTGGGCGCTTGCTTCCGGCTGGTTCGGTTTCGGGCCGTATCTTTTTGCCCTCATTTTCTTTGCCCTCGGGGCCACCAATTCAGGGCTGGCGGTCGGATATTTGAATCACCTTTTAAAAATCGCCCCCGAAAGTTCCCGCACGCTCTACATTGGACTTTTGCACACGCTTTTGTTCCCCATTCTGTTTTTTCCGGGTTTGGGGGGGGTGATTTTGCAAAACCTTTCATATCTCGCCCTCTTTTCCTTCGCATTTGCAGTGGCCCTGGCCGGTGCCTTTTTGGCCTGGCGGATTTTTCAATTACAGCGGAAGGTGTCGGCTAAAACGTAA
- a CDS encoding tetratricopeptide repeat protein — translation MVDRLKKKSIHKGLLAKLGVFLFLGLFVFSGCVYFNTFYLAKKSYSKAEKAQKKSGRETADGATSADYQAAIKWASKVLTFHPKSGWVDDALFLIGRSYYNMGEHFKAQGKFEELLAGFPNSKFTPEAKVYLARSILKSGRPEAARDLANRSIDEVKSKDIKGELALVAAESYFALGDYPSAASAYEKVLGFPIKKESKAYLYSRQGAAFFQQEKYVEAYGAYSKVPENSPSAELSYNAALAAADCAYKIGRTREAISLLNKLSKDPRYHSNLGELKLKMAQGYVVLDSVSEALNILRWTTDFFKGQRVSAQAYLEMGKIHQEKLGDLSKAKENYEQVSKESPTPNILQEALSRSQEIARFESFQKELALVPDSSLDSARPDTAKQYASLSDSTKPVPSPAAADSNRLANSWYLLAEVYRLSLKKPDSALWAYRTIFEKFSRTPTAPKALLAYGFLRQDGFGDTVSAHSVYRKLLSNYPYSDYAKEALSRLGLLGSPADTGYPEAVYRRAERLWENGQMDSAKDVFSSIPNRFPQSAYAPKALLSLALLSEASRSSEADSGAIFAYQEVLQKYPDTEYAQRAKEKVGLARPEVLRPDTAAAVPPPSPAPSDTTRRSDTTEVNFSPEDSLKMGFRQHPLAPPVKKDGGFVYPISEIDANIRTRLVFRVLLDFEGKVRRAELQNPTRRDAIDREAIRAVEQTEFDMVRIPPNQYNAYFIYELRIAPRISDPNAPPAFR, via the coding sequence GCTGTGTCTATTTCAACACGTTCTACTTGGCCAAGAAAAGCTATTCCAAGGCAGAGAAAGCGCAAAAAAAATCGGGCCGCGAAACGGCAGACGGGGCCACCTCCGCCGACTATCAGGCCGCCATCAAGTGGGCCTCCAAGGTTTTGACCTTCCACCCCAAGTCCGGCTGGGTGGATGACGCGCTTTTTCTAATCGGCCGTTCCTACTACAACATGGGGGAGCATTTCAAAGCCCAGGGGAAGTTTGAGGAGCTTCTGGCCGGGTTTCCCAATTCCAAATTCACCCCGGAGGCAAAAGTGTATCTGGCCCGTTCGATTTTGAAGTCCGGCCGGCCGGAGGCGGCGCGGGATTTGGCCAACCGTTCCATCGACGAGGTCAAATCAAAAGACATAAAAGGGGAACTGGCACTGGTAGCCGCCGAAAGCTATTTTGCGCTTGGGGATTATCCCTCCGCCGCTTCCGCCTACGAAAAAGTTTTAGGTTTTCCCATCAAAAAGGAAAGCAAGGCCTACCTGTATTCCCGTCAGGGGGCCGCTTTTTTCCAGCAGGAAAAGTACGTGGAGGCCTACGGCGCCTATTCCAAAGTTCCGGAAAATTCCCCGTCCGCCGAACTTTCCTACAACGCTGCCCTGGCCGCCGCGGATTGCGCCTATAAAATCGGCCGCACGCGGGAGGCGATTTCGCTCCTTAACAAACTCTCCAAAGATCCCCGCTATCACAGCAATTTAGGGGAGTTGAAACTCAAGATGGCCCAGGGGTACGTGGTTTTGGATTCTGTTTCGGAGGCTTTGAACATATTGCGCTGGACGACTGACTTTTTCAAGGGGCAACGGGTCTCCGCCCAAGCGTATTTGGAGATGGGGAAAATTCATCAAGAAAAGCTGGGGGATTTATCCAAAGCCAAGGAAAATTACGAGCAAGTTTCCAAGGAAAGCCCCACGCCCAACATTCTTCAGGAGGCGTTGTCCCGTTCGCAGGAAATTGCCCGCTTTGAAAGCTTCCAGAAGGAACTGGCCTTGGTTCCGGACTCCTCTTTGGATTCAGCAAGGCCGGATACGGCCAAACAATACGCATCCTTATCCGATTCCACCAAACCGGTCCCTTCTCCGGCCGCCGCCGATTCCAACCGTCTGGCCAATTCCTGGTATCTGTTGGCGGAGGTGTACCGGCTTTCGCTAAAAAAACCGGATTCAGCCCTGTGGGCTTACCGGACCATTTTCGAAAAGTTTTCGCGGACGCCTACAGCACCCAAGGCACTATTGGCGTACGGCTTTTTGAGGCAGGATGGTTTCGGAGATACGGTTTCGGCCCATTCGGTCTATCGAAAACTTTTGAGCAATTATCCTTACTCCGATTATGCCAAAGAGGCGCTTTCGCGGTTGGGGCTTTTGGGCTCACCGGCCGATACGGGTTATCCGGAGGCGGTCTACCGCCGGGCGGAACGATTGTGGGAAAACGGCCAGATGGACAGCGCCAAGGATGTTTTCTCCTCCATTCCAAACCGGTTTCCCCAATCGGCGTACGCTCCCAAAGCGCTTTTGAGTCTGGCGTTACTTTCGGAAGCGAGCCGGTCCTCGGAAGCCGATTCGGGGGCGATTTTTGCGTACCAGGAAGTTCTTCAAAAATATCCGGATACGGAATATGCCCAACGGGCGAAGGAGAAAGTCGGGCTGGCTCGTCCGGAAGTCTTGCGGCCCGATACGGCAGCCGCCGTTCCCCCGCCCAGCCCGGCCCCGAGCGACACAACCCGCCGGTCCGATACAACGGAAGTGAATTTTTCGCCCGAAGATTCGCTGAAGATGGGGTTCCGCCAGCATCCCTTGGCGCCGCCGGTGAAAAAGGACGGCGGATTCGTATATCCAATATCGGAAATCGATGCCAACATCCGCACGCGCCTGGTATTCCGGGTGCTTTTAGACTTTGAAGGCAAGGTGCGCCGGGCGGAGCTGCAGAACCCGACCCGCCGGGATGCCATCGACCGGGAAGCGATTCGCGCCGTGGAGCAGACCGAGTTCGACATGGTGCGGATACCACCCAACCAGTATAACGCCTATTTTATTTACGAACTGCGCATTGCCCCCCGCATTTCCGATCCGAACGCCCCTCCGGCCTTCCGCTAG
- the lysA gene encoding diaminopimelate decarboxylase, translated as MNPFAYKNGRLQAEKVPLEKLARKVGTPCYVYSATALMENFRNLTHSLREVPHLICYSVKANSNLALLRTLARLNSGFDIVSGGELFRVQKAGGQVNKVVFSGVGKTEAEMAQALKAGILLFNVESGEELEALDRVAKRLGRQAPFALRVNPDVDAKTHRHIATGMKKHKFGVPFHEADALFEKSRRMSGLIPCGIDCHIGSQITEPGPIKTAFRQMADLYQNLRARGFDLRYIDVGGGLGITYRNEKPPSITDYARMVRETAQKTGATILLEPGRILMGNSGLLLNRVLYRKKTAGKTWVIVDAGSNDLLRPALYEAHHEVLPVLRRFGKNTLVSIVGPLCESSDVLADNRRMVLPERDDLLAVMSAGAYGMCMASNYNSRPRPPEVLVDGTAFRVIRRRESYADLIRGE; from the coding sequence ATGAATCCGTTCGCGTACAAAAACGGCCGTCTGCAGGCCGAAAAAGTCCCGCTCGAAAAGCTCGCGCGGAAAGTCGGAACGCCGTGCTACGTCTATTCTGCCACGGCCCTGATGGAAAACTTCCGGAATCTGACTCATTCGCTTCGCGAAGTACCGCATCTTATCTGCTACTCGGTAAAAGCCAATTCCAACCTTGCGTTGCTGCGAACACTGGCCCGCCTAAACTCCGGTTTTGACATTGTCTCCGGCGGCGAGCTGTTCCGGGTGCAAAAAGCAGGCGGACAAGTAAATAAAGTTGTCTTCTCCGGCGTGGGAAAGACCGAAGCAGAAATGGCCCAGGCCTTGAAAGCAGGCATCTTGCTTTTCAACGTCGAAAGCGGCGAAGAACTGGAAGCGCTCGACCGCGTGGCAAAGCGGTTGGGAAGACAGGCACCCTTCGCCTTGCGGGTCAATCCGGACGTGGACGCCAAAACCCACCGCCATATCGCCACCGGAATGAAAAAGCACAAGTTCGGCGTCCCGTTTCACGAAGCCGATGCTCTTTTTGAGAAAAGCCGCCGGATGAGCGGCCTCATTCCCTGCGGCATTGATTGCCACATCGGCTCGCAAATAACCGAACCGGGGCCGATCAAAACCGCTTTTCGCCAGATGGCGGATTTGTATCAGAATCTCCGTGCTCGGGGTTTTGATCTGCGCTATATCGACGTCGGTGGTGGACTGGGCATCACTTATAGAAATGAAAAACCGCCTTCTATAACTGATTACGCCCGGATGGTTCGCGAAACCGCCCAAAAAACGGGCGCCACGATCCTGCTGGAGCCGGGACGGATTTTAATGGGAAATTCCGGCCTGCTTTTGAACCGCGTCCTCTACCGGAAGAAAACGGCCGGGAAAACCTGGGTTATCGTCGATGCCGGCTCGAACGACCTCCTGCGTCCGGCCCTGTACGAAGCGCACCACGAAGTCCTTCCGGTCCTCCGCCGCTTTGGAAAAAATACGCTCGTTTCAATAGTCGGCCCGCTTTGCGAATCCAGTGACGTTTTGGCCGACAACCGCCGGATGGTGTTACCCGAACGGGACGACTTGCTGGCCGTAATGAGCGCCGGCGCCTACGGAATGTGCATGGCCTCCAACTACAATTCCCGCCCCCGGCCTCCCGAGGTGCTGGTAGACGGTACGGCCTTTCGAGTCATCCGCCGGCGCGAAAGTTACGCCGACTTAATCCGCGGCGAGTAA